The Juglans microcarpa x Juglans regia isolate MS1-56 chromosome 2D, Jm3101_v1.0, whole genome shotgun sequence DNA window agaggaaagagagagttccaaacaaataataaaataaacatttgctCCTTCAACAGTTACAAGCAAAttacagcattttttttttagaaatactGTAGCTAAAAGTCATTCAGCATGACTTTGCCTAATCCATTGCTACCAGCTTTTCATCTGTAATATTTATatgggattttatttttacatttgccTATTCTGTTGAGACTGCTCTTGGAGAGTTGagaatctttatatatataaaaaaattgtctcaCTGCTAGAGCTAGCAGCTTACAAAATTAATTCCACAAAAAAatacacatcaacaaaatttcCACTGTTGGTATTTTGTGGACatgcaaaaatacaaaaagcatTAATGAGGTTTGTGGtattatacaaaaatacaagaagagCTTAGAGAGTTAAGAAAAGCATTAAATACAAAATGAGCTTAGAGagttaaatacaaaaatacaaaatacaaaaatacaccACATTAATGTGGCACATCGTTGAGCTTATGTTAAAGGCCTTCACATTATCTGCTACATCGTTGGGGCTGAATTGAATGCAGACTAGCTTCACTTTGGCTCATCCTTATATCTCTAACAACTTTCATGATCTACTCTGGAACACATTAAGCAAAATATTAAgctaaattttgataattaatagcTACTGGAACACATATTAAGCAAAATATCAACAAATGTCAATGGGGCTAATTATTAGACCAATCCTACTTAGAGTTTTAGTTAGCTACTGAAAAATGAATCACCACATGCCCATGCATCAGCAACAGCCAAAAAACtagaattaaaaataacttaGAGGTCTACAACCATATTTGCACATCCTCTTATCCTTCTAAACATTCTAACAAACCAACCATATCAAATTACCACTTATAAAAGAAGGAATGAAGTCATGAGACTCTATTTGAGATGCTACAGATATACCCAATTTGTGTTACTAAACAAAATtagtaaaaaacaaatattcatattgCTATCACATATTGGTAGAAAATTGTAGGAAAATAACTTGGATCAGTAAGAATGCTTACTTCTAAGAAATACTATAGAAGCATGCATAAATATAAGGGTAGCTTTCTTATCAATATTTTAGCATCAGATCTCTAAAACTCAATATGCATCAGCAGCCTAACGTATCAGTTGTATGCATAAATACTGCTATCACATACTTGTATGGCAGTATTTATTATAAGCATCTagaaatatatcatattatactTGCATTAATCACAGAAGATTAAACCTTGTACATCATGAAGGAGCCAAGAGATATACCAGTTTTCCTCGATATCTATTTCGAACATCACAGCTAGCCTTATGCCATCAGTGGGTTAATTTTCAGATTCTGCAAATAACATAGTCCAGATTTATTGGTGTCAGCTACTGTCTATTTGCACAAAAATGAGATGCAAAATTATTTGGTTAACTAAGAAATTAAATACGTTCATCTATAATGAAATAGTAGcatgttaattcaatgtgttaaattgtaaaataataagtaCAATTCTAGCATCAATGCACACCATCGTCAGACAAACTCCCATTGTTCGACAGAAGGTCTTCACTGCTATGGGTCTGGTTATCATCATTTTCATCCTCTTCATCATCAATGAACTCTTCATCATCGGGAAGGGGTATTGCATGTTGCAATGGTGTCAAGTCAGGAACATGGCTTGGTTCTATATCAAATCTATGCAAGGGATTCAGCGTGCCATTTTCAGTATTTTCGGGTACAACTACTACATAAGAGGGGTCGTTCTCTTGGAAAGCAGCAAAATTGGAATTTTCCTcctcatcgtcatcatcattgACCAATGGTATAATTGGAACatcatacatgtttatgttgtTCACCTTTTGCACGACAGACCAATTACCACTCAAGCTAGTGTCTTTAAGGTAAAACACTTAGGAGGCTTGACAGGCGAGGACGAATGGCTCATCCTTATACCATTTGCGATAAGTGTTGACACTAATTAGGTGGTCCCCAACACGTATTCCTCTCCTCCTATCATTGATATCAAACTAGTCACATCTAAACAAATATACATGACGCCAACCCATGTAACGTAATTGCAATATGTCGATCAATACACCATAGAAATCAACAGGCTTTGATAGGTGTTCCCCTTTAACAACCATTCCACTATTCTAAATTTTGAGATATTGTCCACACAACACAGTGTGGAATCTGATGCCATTCATTATGCAAGCAGAATATGAAGCAACCCATGGATCTGGTCCACAAGCGAGTGCATATACGAATTCAGAGACGACATCAGGATTAGCTGAACGTAGTTCTTGAATCTATAGATAATGGTGTGCAAAATGTTAGACATACTCTAGAAAGAAATTGACAAAGAGCAATGTGAGAGTTGATTTTAGAGGTAACCTACACGTGTACGGAACCAACTTGGAAAGTCAATTTCACGTCTACGCTCTACATTATCAAGGGAAATTTCTTTCATCTTCGTATAGTGCTCACTGCAAATACATAGTTACGAATTAAGTTGGGCCATGAATATAGaagttcaaatatatatatatatatatatatatatatatatatataaggtagaAGTACATCGAAACAACCAAATACTTACTCTATGTACTGACCAATCTCTGGACAATTATTAAGCATGTACCACCTTGCCTTTGTAATGAGAGTTTGATCCAATCGATTGGAGGTAGGCGAACCCAAAGGATGTACCTTTTGTGATAAAACAGGCAAATTGTCAGATTCTGCACCCTTATCTATATCTCTATTTCGTTCCTCCCGGTTATATATGGTCTCAACATCATGGATGTACAAGGAGCAAAAAGTCAAGCATTCAGCATAAACATATGCTTGAGCAATTGAACCTTCCGGACGAGCCTTATTTCTGACATAACGCTTgaatttttccaaatatttatcaaaaggatacatccacctatattgaATTGGCCCTGCAAGGTAAGCCTCGCGGGGTAAATGAATGGCGAGGTGTACCATGATATCAAAGAAAGCAGGTGGGAAAATCATCTCAAGCTTGCAGAGGATAACTGCAATGTCAGATTGTAGTCACTTCAATATTTCTAATGTCAATGTCCGTGCGCACAAAGCCTTGAAAAATGAACTAAACTCAGTCAATGCAAGCTGTATATCGGATGGTAAAAACCCACTAATTGCAACTGGAAGTAATCTTTGCATGAACGCGTGACAATCGTGACTTTTCATTCCCGATATCTTTCCATTAGCAACTGAAACACATCTAGAGATGTTCGAGGCAAAACCATCTGGAAATTTAACAGATGCAAGCTATTCACAAAAACGTCTCCTCTCTGCTAAATCTAGTGTGTAGGAGCCAAGCATCATTTGGTACCCATTTGCTGAAGGTTGTAAATGTAATTCCTTCCTTAACCGAAGCTCCATCAAGTCCCTACGTGCATTAGCAGTGTCTTtcgtttttccttcaatacacATCAATGTTCCTAGGACATTGTCGCAAATGTTTTTTTCAATGTGCATGACATCAAGATTATGTCTTAACGACAACATTGACCAGTAAGGTAAATTGAAGAATATACTTTGTTTAGTCCAGTTTAATTCATCTGGTTTGCATTTTCTCTTTCGAGAGTCTTTGCCAAATTTTACATTACGAACATGCCCTAGTTGATGAAGTAGATCATGTCCCATGAGCTCTGGAGGTGGCAAGCGATGATCCTCGCTTCCATTGAATGcagcttttttctttctccaagtGTGGGTTGATGGCAAGAAGCGACAATGACCcatataacaatattttctcCCATGTTTCAACCACATGTAATCTGTATCTTCATTGCATAATGGGCAAGCCATCTTTCCTTTTGTACTCCACCCCGAAAGATTGGCATATGCGGGAAAATCATTAATAGTCCATAATAGTGCAGCATGTAACTGAAAATTTTCAGACTTTGATGCATCATAGGTATCTATGTTGTTCTCCCATAAATCTTTTAATTCATTCACTAAATGTTGTAAATAAACGTCGATGTCGTTTCCTGGTGCTTTGGGACCAGGAATGAGCAATGAGAGTATTAAGTACagatctttcatgcataaccaagGGGGCAAGTTGTATGGTACGAGTATCACAGGCCATATGCTATAAGGTTTACTGCTATTATTGAACGGGTTGAACTCATCACTAGCTAGGCCCAATCTGACATTGCGAGCATCTTCTGCAAACCAACTGTGGTCTTGATCAAATTGTCTCCACATTTTAGAATCAGCAGAATGTCTTAAAGTACTATGGTCATTAACTCGTTGTTCTCTATGCCATTTCATGGATTTTGCTGTATTCTTTAACATAAATAGTCTTTGTAACCGAGGCGTCAGAGGAAAGTATCGCAATACCTTTTGGGGAATCTTCCCTTTTTTCCCTCTACTTGATACCCACCTCAACTCCTTGCATTTAGAACAAGCTTCTTTTTCGGCATCGTCATTCCAAAATAGCATGCAGTCATTTGGGCAAACGTCTATTTTCACATAACTAAAACCCAACCCATGCTCTAAGCGTTGGGCCTCATGGTATGAGTTAGGCAACTGAATATCTGGAAAAGCTGCTTTTAACAAGTCTAAAACCATGTTAAATGACTTGATAGTCCACCTACCAATTGTTTTTATATGAAGCAGCTTATTTATAAATGAAAGCTTAGAGAACTTTGCACAACCAGGATAAAGTGGAAATCTCACATCCTCTAACAATTGGTGGAAATTTTTCAATTGCCTCTCACTCATGGTGGGCTCTGAAGTAGTACCATGT harbors:
- the LOC121248662 gene encoding uncharacterized protein LOC121248662 isoform X2, coding for MIFPPAFFDIMVHLAIHLPREAYLAGPIQYRWMYPFDKYLEKFKRYVRNKARPEGSIAQAYVYAECLTFCSLYIHDVETIYNREERNRDIDKGAESDNLPVLSQKVHPLGSPTSNRLDQTLITKARWYMLNNCPEIGQYIDEHYTKMKEISLDNVERRREIDFPSWFRTRIQELRSANPDVVSEFVYALACGPDPWVASYSACIMNGIRFHTVLCGQYLKI
- the LOC121248662 gene encoding uncharacterized protein LOC121248662 isoform X1 yields the protein MDEMIEDIRAGAFMDHDFPEHGTTSEPTMSERQLKNFHQLLEDVRFPLYPGCAKFSKLSFINKLLHIKTIGRWTIKSFNMVLDLLKAAFPDIQLPNSYHEAQRLEHGLGFSYVKIDVCPNDCMLFWNDDAEKEACSKCKELRWVSSRGKKGKIPQKVLRYFPLTPRLQRLFMLKNTAKSMKWHREQRVNDHSTLRHSADSKMWRQFDQDHSWFAEDARNVRLGLASDEFNPFNNSSKPYSIWPVILVPYNLPPWLCMKDLYLILSLLIPGPKAPGNDIDVYLQHLVNELKDLWENNIDTYDASKSENFQLHAALLWTINDFPAYANLSGWSTKGKMACPLCNEDTDYMWLKHGRKYCYMGHCRFLPSTHTWRKKKAAFNGSEDHRLPPPELMGHDLLHQLGHVRNVKFGKDSRKRKCKPDELNWTKQSIFFNLPYWSMLSLRHNLDVMHIEKNICDNVLGTLMCIEGKTKDTANARRDLMELRLRKELHLQPSANGYQMMLGSYTLDLAERRRFCE